A window of the Cannabis sativa cultivar Pink pepper isolate KNU-18-1 chromosome X, ASM2916894v1, whole genome shotgun sequence genome harbors these coding sequences:
- the LOC115697395 gene encoding DDB1- and CUL4-associated factor homolog 1, producing the protein MEEAARDEQPTQPQEQGEGGPPLPLPQSLSESQLQEGVDDEEEEEEEEGEEEDEEPKNEDDEMIAKVQKLMEKVTSSPDNPNPIVLHALASLFETEESKFMEENGHASSNSRASHNIGRLGTVIRENDDFFELISSTYLSESRYAPSVQAASARLLLSCSVTWIHPHVFEDAVMDSIKDRVMDDAVNFLGEDHSSKHDLVRKASDFEMSKTYSTGLLAYFLSVGGPIVEDVLTSKLSAKLMRYLRVRVLGEISISQKDSGHLTESKNGSCAICTRGRDETRSKARQVSETTHLDDSRIIDDKSLDDQSGERDQERSICGQEPGEADGRELMNDGDDRWHTHDVRDVKTKFVDFDENAKDDSSRRKVSRGSVKSRGKGRSTEGSVDNEQVVTSPGSGSRVGLGRSTREKSSSKTSDVKKVSDAKKFLGKNTCDILLLERGDNDECFQGCRVGATDFSDLVRKAVRSAEAEARAANAPEEAVRAAGDAAAEVVKSAALEEFKITNNEEAAVLAASKAASTVIDAANVTEVRSSRSTEADSMNSNVTEPETNVEVEEYFIPDVESLAKLREKYCIQCLESLGEYVEVLGPVLHEKGVDVCLALLQRNLKHTKPLEVAMLLPDIMKLICALAAHRKFAALFVDRGGMQKLLAVPRVAQTFFGLSSCLFTIGSLQGIMERVCALPSDVVHQLVELALQLLECPQDQARKNAAVFFSAAFVFRAVLDAFDSQDGLQRLLSLLNDAASVRSGVNSSAGSLRDRSPAEVLTSSEKQIAYHTCVALRQYFRAHLLLLVDSIRPNKSTRSAARSIPSVRAAYKPLDISNEAMDAVFVQLQKDRKLGPAFVRTRWPSVEKFLALNGHITMLELCQAPPVERYLHDLLQYALGVLHIVTLVPSSRKMIVNATLSNNRVAVAVILDAASVASSYVVPEIIQPALNVLVNLVCPPPSLSNKPPLPAHGQQSVAAQINGPGVENRDRNIERSVSDRAMNVSSHNDRGGESTSIDRGSAAALSTQSNSSNAQAPPSTPTSGLVGDRRISLGVGAGCAGLAAQLEQGYRQAREAVRANNGIKVLLHLLQPRVYSPPAALDCLRALACRVLLGLARDDAIAHILTKLQVGKKLSELIRDSSTQTLGTDQGRWQGELSQAAIELIGIVTNSGRASTLAATDAATPTLRRIERAAIAAATPITYHSRELLLLIHEHLQASGLGSTASTLLKEAQLTPLPSLAAPSSLAHQASSQEGSSIQFQWPSGRTPCGFLTNKSKLIALDEDASLKCSPSFNFPKKKQLLFSPSLGSQTRSDLYAASVRKMLSASKQYTGVSETPSESLLKSNMDAESQCKTPILLPAKRKLSDLKDSGFMSSLGKRLHTSEQGFKSPTYPTPNTGRKIGLSFDSMGFLSPSSSLRDHGRPVASGSTSEFVDDTQFCNTYMGMVTPSSQIGLHGEIQNSNTERLTLDSLVIQYLKHQHRQCPAPITTLPPLSLLNTHVCPEPRRSLEAPSNVTARLGTREFKSMYGGVHGNRRDRQFVYSRFRPWRTCRDETSAPLTCITFLSDSSHIAVGTHSGELKIFDTNSSSVLESCASHQFPLTTVQSYLSGETQLVLSSSSQEVRLWDASAIGGGPTNSFEGCKAARFSNSVDIFAALPAEPGRRDILLYDIQTCQLVLKLSDTLANSLGRSHFYSNVHFNPTDTMLLWNGVLWDRRITNPVHHFDQFTDYGGGGFHPAGNEVIINSEVWDLRKYRLLRSVPSLDQTSITFNARGDVIYAILRRNLEDVMSSFNTRRMKHPLFCAFRTVDAVNYSEIATIPVDRCVLDFAAEPTDSFLGLITMDDQDEMFAAARVYEVGRRRPTDDDSDPDDAESEEEDDDDDEDDDGDIDPLLGPDLDGDGDTDIDDMSNDSDDDDDVDSLTGLEDDDDDDGDYVDFEGGPGLLEIVTDGDDDDDGDDSQLVESFSSDEDYVGNGFGY; encoded by the exons ATGGAGGAGGCGGCGAGGGATGAACAACCCACTCAACCCCAAGAGCAAGGCGAAGGTGGTCCCCCACTTCCTCTGCCTCAATCTTTATCGGAATCTCAATTACAAGAAGGAGTAGATGAtgaagaggaggaagaagaagaagaaggggaagaaGAGGACGAAGAACCAAAAAATGAAGACGACGAAATGATTGCCAAAGTTCAGAAGTTGATGGAGAAGGTTACTTCTTCGCCTgataaccctaaccctattgtcCTCCATGCACTTGCCTCCCTTTTTGAAACTGAAGAGTCCAA ATTCATGGAAGAGAATGGCCATGCCTCCAGCAATAGTCGTGCTTCTCATAACATTGGACGACTGGGAACTGTAATTCGG GAGAATGATGATTTTTTTGAATTGATATCTTCAACATATTTATCCGAATCACGTTATGCTCCCTCTGTCCAGGCAGCCTCTGCAAGGCTTCTTCTCAGCTGTTCAGTGACATGGATT CATCCTCACGTGTTTGAAGACGCTGTAATGGACTCCATTAAAGATAGAGTGATGGATGACGCTGTCAACTTCTTGGGGGAAGATCACAGTTCAAAGCATGATCTTGTGAGAAAGGCCTCAGATTTTGAAATGTCGAAGACCTATTCTACAGGACTCCTTGCTTATTTTCTATCAGT CGGTGGCCCAATTGTGGAAGATGTTTTGACATCTAAACTATCTGCCAAGCTTATGCGTTAccttcgggttcgagtccttggGGAGATAAGTATTAGTCAGAAAGATTCTGGTCACTTAACTGAAAGTAAGAATGGGTCTTGTGCTATCTGCACAAGAGGAAGAGATGAAACTCGGAGTAAGGCTAGGCAGGTTTCAGAAACTACTCATCTTGACGATTCAAGGATTATTGATGACAAGTCTTTAGATGACCAAAGTGGAGAGAGGGATCAGGAAAGAAGCATATGTGGTCAAGAACCTGGAGAAGCTGATGGAAGAGAACTAATGAATGATGGTGATGACAGATGGCATACTCATGATGTGCGTGATGTGAAGACCAAGTttgttgattttgatgaaaatgcGAAAGATGATTCCTCTAGGCGTAAAGTTAGTCGTGGATCAGTAAAATCTAGAGGGAAGGGAAGATCTACAGAGGGCTCTGTTGACAATGAACAGGTAGTGACCTCACCAGGATCAGGTAGCCGAGTGGGACTAGGACGAAGtacaagagaaaagagttcatCAAAAACTTCAGATGTTAAAAAAGTGTCAGATGCTAAGAAGTTTCTGGGAAAAAATACTTGTGATATTTTACTGTTGGAAAGAGGAGATAATGATGAGTGCTTCCAAGGATGCAGAGTTGGAGCTACAGACTTTTCTGATTTGGTGAGAAAAGCTGTTAGATCTGCTGAAGCTGAAGCTAGAGCAGCCAATGCACCTGAAGAAGCTGTTAGAGCAGCTGGGGATGCTGCTGCTGAAGTTGTCAAAAGTGCAGCTTTAGAG GAAttcaaaataacaaataatgaaGAAGCTGCAGTTTTGGCTGCCTCCAAGGCAGCATCCACTGTCATTGATGCTGCCAATGTAACTGAAGTTAG GAGCTCCAGAAGTACGGAGGCAGATTCAATGAACTCAAATGTCACAGAACCAGAAACGAATGTGGAGGTTGAAGAATATTTTATCCCAGATGTTGAATCCCTTGCTAAGTTAAGAGAAAAATACTGCATTCAGTGCCTTGAAAGTCTTGGGGAATATGTTGAAGTTCTTGGGCCTGTACTACACGAAAAAGGGGTAGATGTTTGTCTAGCATTATTACAAAGGAATTTGAAACATACAAAGCCATTGGAGGTTGCAATGCTTTTGCCTGACATAATGAAGCTCATATGTGCCTTGGCTGCTCATCGAAAATTTGCAGCACTATTTGTGGATCGCGGTGGTATGCAGAAACTACTTGCTGTCCCCAGAGTTGCTCAAACCTTCTTTGGTCTTTCCTCTTGCCTGTTCACTATTGGTTCACTCCAG GGGATTATGGAACGTGTCTGTGCTCTTCCTTCAGATGTTGTGCACCAGTTGGTTGAGTTAGCTCTTCAGCTTCTTGAGTGTCCGCAGGATCAAGCGAGGAAGAATGCAGCTGTATTCTTTTCTGCTGCATTTGTTTTCAGAGCTGTTCTTGATGCTTTTGATTCTCAGGATGGCTTACAGAGATTACTCTCTCTTTTAAATGATGCCGCATCTGTAAGGTCAGGAGTAAATTCTAGTGCAGGATCACTCCGTGATCGGTCACCTGCAGAAGTTCTGACATCATCAGAGAAGCAAATAGCTTATCATACCTGTGTAGCTCTGCGGCAATATTTTAGGGCTCATCTTCTTTTACTTGTGGATTCCATTCGTCCAAATAAAAGCACCCGAAGTGCAGCTAGGAGTATTCCTAGTGTCAGGGCAGCCTACAAGCCACTTGACATCAGTAATGAGGCTATGGATGCTGTATTTGTGCAGCTTCAGAAGGACCGTAAGTTGGGTCCTGCATTTGTTAGAACTCGATGGCCTTCAGTTGAGAAGTTTTTAGCATTGAATGGTCATATTACTATGCTGGAATTATGTCAG GCTCCACCTGTTGAGCGTTACCTGCATGATTTACTTCAATACGCATTGGGTGTACTTCATATTGTTACACTGGTACCTAGCAGCCGCAAGATGATTGTAAATGCCACTTTGAGCAACAATCGTGTGGCGGTAGCAGTAATCTTGGATGCAGCTAGTGTTGCCAGCAGCTATGTAGTCCCAGAG ATCATTCAGCCTGCACTAAATGTGTTGGTTAATCTTGTTTGCCCTCCTCCTTCACTCAGCAATAAACCTCCTTTACCTGCTCATGGCCAACAGTCTGTTGCTGCACAAATAAATGGCCCTGGTGTGGAGAATAGAGATAGAAACATAGAGCGAAGTGTCTCAGATCGAGCTATGAATGTGTCCAGCCATAATGATCGTGGTGGAGAATCCACTAGTATCGATCGAGGCAGTGCAGCAGCACTCAGTACACAATCCAACAGTAGCAATGCACAGGCTCCACCCTCCACACCAACTTCAGGGTTGGTTGGAGATCGTAGAATATCTTTAGGTGTTGGAGCTGGTTGTGCTGGTCTTGCTGCACAATTAGAACAGGGATATCGTCAGGCGCGAGAGGCTGTTCGTGCCAATAATGGTATAAAAGTTCTGCTGCATCTTCTTCAACCGCGTGTTTATTCACCTCCTGCTGCTCTTGATTGTCTCCGTGCACTTGCTTGCCGAGTTCTACTTGGTTTAGCAAGAGATGATGCTATTGCACACATATTGACAAAGCTTCAG GTTGGGAAAAAGCTTTCGGAGCTTATTCGAGATTCAAGCACTCAAACACTTGGAACTGATCAAGGGAGGTGGCAAGGTGAACTTTCTCAGGCAGCAATTGAGTTAATCGGG ATTGTAACAAACTCAGGGCGTGCTAGTACGTTGGCTGCTACTGATGCTGCAACCCCTACGCTGAGGCGCATAGAAAGAGCAGCTATAGCCGCTGCCACcccaataacatatcattcaaG GGAACTTTTACTCCTAATTCACGAACATTTACAGGCATCTGGTCTGGGTTCAACTGCTTCAACACTGCTTAAAGAGGCCCAGTTGACACCTTTGCCATCTTTGGCTGCTCCTTCCTCTCTAGCACACCAGGCTTCCTCACAAGAGGGCTCCTCTATACAATTTCAGTGGCCCTCTGGTCGTACGCCTTGTGGATTTCTCACCAACAAATCAAAGCTTATTGCGTTGGATGAGGATGCAAGTTTAAAGTGTAGCCCCAGCTTCAATTTTCCGAAGAAGAAACAATTACTTTTCTCACCAAGTTTAGGCTCACAGACTAGAAGTGATTTGTACGCAGCATCAGTTAGGAAGATGCTTAGTGCTTCGAAACAGTATACTGGTGTATCAGAAACTCCATCAGAGTCCTTGTTAAAATCTAATATGGATGCAGAATCTCAATGTAAAACTCCAATCCTGTTGCCAGCAAAGCGTAAATTATCTGATTTAAAGGATTCTGGGTTCATGTCTTCTCTTGGAAAACGTCTCCACACTAGTGAGCAAGGCTTTAAATCACCTACTTATCCAACACCAAATACTGGACGTAAAATTGGTTTATCATTTGATTCCATGGGTTTCCTCTCACCTAGTTCTAGCTTGAGAGATCATGGACGTCCAGTAGCAAGTGGATCTACATCAGAATTCGTGGATGATACTCAATTTTGCAATACCTACATGGGTATGGTGACACCATCCTCCCAAATTGGGCTTCACGGTGAAATTCAGAACAGTAACACAGAGCGGTTGACTCTAGACTCCCTCGTTATACAGTATTTAAAGCACCAACATCGTCAGTGCCCTGCTCCTATAACAACACTcccaccactctctctcttaaaCACCCATGTTTGTCCTGAACCAAGACGCAGCCTGGAAGCTCCTTCTAATGTAACGGCTCGTCTTGGTACACGAGAGTTTAAAAGTATGTATGGTGGGGTTCATGGGAATCGCAGAGATCGTCAATTTGTGTACAGCAGATTCCGGCCATGGCGAACTTGTCGGGATGAAACTAGTGCCCCTTTGACGTGCATTACATTTCTCAGTGACTCATCTCATATTGCGGTAGGAACCCATTCTGGAGAGCTCAAAATTTTTGACACAAATAGCAGCAGCGTATTGGAGAGCTGCGCAAGCCACCAGTTTCCTTTGACTACTGTACAGTCCTATCTATCAGGGGAGACCCAACTGGTCCTTTCTTCTAGTTCTCAGGAGGTGAGGTTGTGGGATGCATCTGCTATTGGTGGAGGGCCCACAAATTCATTTGAAGGGTGCAAGGCTGCAAGATTTAGCAACTCTGTAGACATTTTTGCAGCTTTGCCAGCAGAGCCAGGTCGAAGAGACATTCTCCTATATGATATCCAGACTTGCCAGTTGGTACTGAAACTGTCGGACACATTAGCCAATTCACTGGGTCGGTCTCATTTCTATTCAAATGTACACTTCAATCCCACTGACACTATGTTGTTATGGAATGGAGTACTGTGGGACAGGCGGATAACCAATCCTGTTCATCACTTTGATCAGTTTACGGATTATGGTGGGGGCGGCTTTCATCCTGCTGGGAATGAG GTCATTATCAACTCTGAGGTTTGGGATCTTAGAAAGTATAGACTCCTCCGTAGTGTTCCTTCACTCGACCAAACATCAATTACGTTTAACGCACGTGGTGATGTAATCTATGCAATTCTGAGGAGAAATCTTGAGGATGTAATGTCATCGTTCAACACACGTCGGATGAAGCATCCTCTGTTTTGTGCTTTCAGGACAGTGGACGCAGTTAACTACTCTGAGATTGCTACAATCCCTGTGGATCGTTGTGTCCTCGACTTTGCTGCGGAGCCTACTGATTCTTTTCTTGGGTTGATTACAATGGATGATCAGGATGAGATGTTTGCTGCAGCCAGGGTGTATGAGGTCGGTCGTCGAAGACCAACTGATGATGATTCTGATCCGGATGATGCTGAGAGTGAAGAGGAAGACGATGACGacgatgaagatgatgatggtGACATTGATCCCTTACTTGGTCCAGATCTTGATGGGGATGGGGATACCGACATTGATGATATGAGCAATGATTCTGATGACGACGATGATGTTGATAGTTTGACGGGTCTTGAGGATGACGATGATGACGATGGGGATTATGTAGATTTCGAGGGGGGCCCTGGATTACTGGAGATTGTAAcagatggtgatgatgatgatgatggagaTGATAGTCAGTTGGTGGAGTCTTTTAGTAGTGATGAGGATTATGTAGGAAACGGTTTTGGTTACTGA
- the LOC115695018 gene encoding uncharacterized protein LOC115695018 yields the protein MLLLNKISKGERSCGTNDWVKVWIDRALVSQQWLDIFPTVKLFNLEVSTSDHCPLLLIPMNSVTVVRQNVFRFENSWLKEPLCFKVFEDTWNLFLGSTIIEKVKNCGAVLFEWGKDYSGNFKQRIQDCKAEIHH from the exons ATGTTACTTCTTAACAAGATAAGTAAGGGG GAGCGTAGCTGTGGTACGAATGACTGGGTTAAAGTTTGGATTGATAGAGCTCTTGTTTCTCAACAATGGCTTGATATATTTCCTACTGTCAAGCTCTTCAATTTAGAGGTGTCTACCTCTGACCATTGCCCTCTTCTTTTGATCCCTATGAATTCAGTTACTGTTGTTAGACAAAATGTCTTCAGGTTTGAGAATTCTTGGTTGAAAGAACCCCTTTGCTTCAAGGTCTTTGAAGACACTTGGAATCTATTTTTGGGAAGCACTATTATAGAGAAGGTTAAAAACTGTGGTGCTGTGTTATTTGAATGGGGAAAAGACTATTCGGGTAATTTCAAACAAAGAATTCAAGATTGTAAAGCTGAAATTCACCACTGA